Proteins co-encoded in one Elusimicrobiota bacterium genomic window:
- the rpsG gene encoding 30S ribosomal protein S7, whose protein sequence is MPRKGLRPRDRRPPPPADYRYKSVLVSRLINKLDHAGRKAQAERVMYDALEIVAEKTKEPALDVFTRAIENIRPLLEVKARRVGGATYQVPIEVSVTRSSTLAMRWMLDAARAKSGKPMAERLAEEILAANKKEGIAFKKREDTHKMAEANRAFAHYRW, encoded by the coding sequence ATGCCCCGCAAAGGACTTCGCCCCCGTGACCGCCGCCCTCCGCCTCCCGCGGACTACCGCTATAAGTCGGTGCTCGTCTCGCGCCTGATCAACAAGCTCGACCACGCCGGCCGCAAGGCCCAGGCCGAGCGCGTCATGTACGACGCCCTGGAGATCGTGGCCGAGAAGACGAAGGAGCCCGCGCTCGACGTCTTCACCCGCGCCATCGAGAACATCCGCCCGCTCCTCGAGGTCAAGGCCCGCCGCGTCGGCGGCGCCACCTACCAGGTGCCGATCGAGGTCTCGGTGACCCGCTCCTCCACGCTCGCGATGCGCTGGATGCTCGACGCGGCCCGCGCCAAGTCCGGCAAGCCGATGGCCGAGCGCCTCGCCGAGGAGATCCTCGCGGCGAACAAGAAGGAAGGCATCGCCTTCAAGAAGCGCGAGGACACCCACAAGATGGCCGAAGCCAACCGCGCTTTCGCCCATTACCGCTGGTAG
- a CDS encoding 30S ribosomal protein S12: MPTISQLIRLGRTKKRTRPKAPALESCPQKRGVCTLVKTTTPKKPNSALRKIARIKLTNGVEVTGYIPGVGHNLQEHSIVMIRGGRVKDLPGVRYHILRGVLDASGVDGRKQGRSLYGAKRPKKEAPK; this comes from the coding sequence ATGCCCACGATCAGTCAGCTCATCCGCCTCGGACGCACGAAGAAGCGCACGCGGCCCAAGGCTCCCGCGCTGGAGTCCTGCCCGCAGAAGCGCGGCGTCTGCACCTTGGTGAAGACCACGACCCCGAAGAAGCCCAACTCGGCCCTGCGCAAGATCGCGCGCATCAAGCTGACCAACGGCGTCGAGGTCACCGGCTACATCCCCGGCGTCGGCCACAACCTTCAGGAGCACTCGATCGTCATGATCCGCGGCGGCCGCGTCAAGGACCTCCCCGGCGTGCGCTACCACATCCTGCGCGGCGTCCTCGACGCCTCCGGCGTCGACGGCCGCAAGCAGGGCCGTTCTCTGTACGGGGCCAAGCGCCCCAAGAAAGAAGCGCCCAAGTAA